The following nucleotide sequence is from Pseudomonas putida S13.1.2.
CTTGCCGCCTTCGATGTGGGTCTCTTCGGAGTAGGTGACGATCTTGCGGATTTCGAAACTCATGGGTGGCTCCTGGTGAGGGTTATCAGCTCTTGTTGTCTGATGGTATACCATAATATTTGTTGTGCAAGAGGTGTCTGGAAATTTCTCTTGGTGGGGGGACGAAAGGTGGCCTGATGCCTTGATTTCTCTGCTGTCTGTACTGGCCTCTTCGCGGGCTTGCCCGCTCCCACAGGGACTGCACAGGTTTCAAAAAAAAGCCCGCTCACGCAGGCCGAAGGGGCCCACGGGAGCGGGCGCGTCCCGCAATGATTCAGGCAATGGGAATTCAGGCGAACGCCGGCACCACTTCCTTGATGAACAGCTCCAGCGACTTCTTCTTCTCGGCGTGGGGCAGGCTGTTGTCGCACCAGAAGCTGAACTCGTCGACGCCGAGTTCCTGGTAGTACTTGATGCGCGCGATGATTTCTTCCGGGGTGCCGATCATGGTGTTCTTGCGGATGTTGTCCAGCTGGAACGCCGGCACCTCGGCAAACTTCGATTCCGGGCTCGGCTCCAGAAAGCCGTTGACCGGAACAGTCTTGTTGCCGAACCAGGCATCAAAGGTGCGATAGAAGCGCGAGATGGCCTGCGCGCCGACTTTCCAGCCTTCAGGCTCGGCCGGGCTGTGCACGTGGGTGTGGCGCAGCACCATCAGTTGTGGGCGCGGCACGTCCGGGTTGTTGTCCAGAGCGGCCTGGAACTTGTTCTTCAGGTCCAGCACTTCTTCGTCACCCTTCATCAGCGGGGTAACCATGACATTGCAGCCGTTGGCCACGGCGAAGTTGTGCGAGTCCGGGTCGCGGGCAGCGATCCACATCGGCGGCGTCGCGTTGAACGGCTTCGGCACGCTGGTGGAGGTGGGGAACTTGTAGACTTCGCCGTCATGGGCGTAGTCACCTTCCCACAACTTGCGTACCACCGGCACCATCTCGCGCAGCGCCTTGCCGCCGTCGGTGGCCGGCATGCCATTGGCCATGCGGTCGAACTCGAACTGGTAGGCGCCACGGGCCAGGCCCACTTCCATGCGGCCGTTGCTGATCACGTCGAGCAGGGCGCATTCGCCGGCGACGCGGATCGGGTTCCAGAACGGCGCGATGATGGTGCCGGCACCCAGGCGGATCTTCTCGGTGCGCGCGGCCAGGTAGGCCAGCAGCGGCATCGGGCTTGGCGAAATGGTGTACTCCATGGCGTGGTGCTCGCCAATCCATACAGTGCTGAAACCGCCGTCTTCGGCCATCAGGGTCAGTTCGGTCAGGTCTTCGAACAACTGGCGGTGGCTGACCTGTTCATCCCAACGTTCCATGTGTACGAACAACGAAAATTTCATGGGGCTTTCCTCAACGCTTGAAAGGGGCTGGCGCCTGGCAGGGTGGGCACCAGTGGTCTCGATTCAGAATAGGCTTCAGGCAAAGGCCGGCAGGCTGGCCATCTTGCCGCGGCAGTACACCATCGGCCGGGGCGCTTCTTCGGGCACGATCAGGTTGTGCACCTTGCCGACCATGATGGCGTGGTCGCCACCTTCATATTCACGCCACAGTTCGCATTCGATAACGGCGGTGGCGCCGGCCAGGATCGGGTTGCCCAGTTCGCTCATGGACCACTCGATGCCGCTGGCCTTGTCCTTGCCCTTCTTGGCGAACGCATACGCTTCGGCCTGCTGTTCACCGGAGAGCAGGTGAATGGCAAAACGCTTTTGTTTGATCAGCACTGGGTAGGAGTCGGAGGTGTAGTTGGGGCAGAACAGCACCAGCGGCGGGTCCATCGACAGGGAGGAGAAGGCGCTGGCGGTCAGGCCGACAACCGAGCCGTCGTCGTCCAGGGTGGTGATGACGGTAACGCCGGACGGGAAGGAGCCCAGGACGTTCTTGTAGACGGTTGCGTCGATCATCGGGAGTACCTCTAAAGGGCTGCGGTGGTCCGCGGTTTTTATCGTTGATGTGTCTGATGGTATACCGTAATACCTATTTTGCAAGTGGAATTTTCAAGCAAGGGTATTGTGCGATAAACGGCTCTAAGCCACGTGGAACGTGGCTTATAGCGGTGAGGCGGTTTGTCGCAGGGGTTTCCAAAGCAGATCAGTGGACGCTTTTTCGTGCGGATCAGTGTTGTCAAAAGTTTGGAATACCATAATATGGTCCGCAGCTGAGAGGCCGCCTAGATGCGGTTTCCTTACAAAGATAAAAACGACCTTTCGAGCTGAATCCTATGTCCCAACCGTCATCGCAACACCAGTTTGTCGAGAATCACACGGTCGATTACGTTCCACCTGCCGAGCGCCACGGGAAGGCGCGCGACCTGTTCACCCTCTGGTTCAGTACCAACATTGCGCCACTGCCTATCGTCACCGGCGCCATGGTGGTCCAGGTGTTCCACCTGAACCTCTTGTGGGGGCTGATCGCCATCGTGCTGGGCCATCTGGTCGGGGGCGTGGTCATCGCCCTGGCCTCTGCGCAGGGACCGCAGCTGGGCATTCCACAGATGGTGCAAAGCCGTGGCCAGTTTGGCCGCTACGGCGCCTTGCTAATCGTGTTCTTCACCGCACTGATCTATGTTGGCTTCTTTATTTCCAACATCGTCCTCGCGGGCAAGACCATTCACGGCATTGCCCCGAGCATGCCGATGCCGGGTGCGATCGTGATCGGTGCCCTGAGCGCCACTGCCATTGGCGTGATCGGCTACCGCTTCATCCATGTCCTGAACCGCATCGGTACCTGGGTGATGGGGTCCGCGCTGCTGGCGGGGTTCATCATGATGTTCGCCCAGGAGCTGCCGGCCGACTTCTTCAGCCGTGGTGCATTCAACCTGTCGGGCTTTATCGCCACAGTGTCGCTGGGCACCATCTGGCAGATCAGCTTCTCGCCGTACACGTCCGACTATTCGCGTTATCTGCCGCGTGAAGTGGGCATTGCCAAGCCGTTCTGGGCCACTTACTTCGGCGCGACCCTGGGCACCATCCTGTGCTTCAGCTTCGGTGCCGTGGCGGTGCTGTGCGTGCCGGAAGGTACCGATGCCATGGACGCGGTGAAGCAGGCCACCGGCTGGCTGGGCCCGATTCTGATGGTGCTGTTCCTGCTCAATATCATCAGCCACAACGCCCTCAACCTGTATGGCGCAGTGCTGTCGATCGTTACCGCGATCCAGACCTTCTTTGCCAAATGGACGCCGAGCATCAAGGTGCGGGTAATCCTGGCCTCGGTGATTCTGGTGGGTTGCGGGATGGTTGCACTGAACGCCTCGGCGGACTTCATCGGCCACTTCATCGGCCTGATCCTGGCGCTGCTGCTGGTGCTTGTGCCGTGGGCTTCGATCAACCTGATCGACTTCTACCTGATCAAGAAGGGCCAGTACGACATCGCTTCGATCTTCAGTGCTGACGGCGGCATCTATGGCCGCTTCAACCACCACGCGATCATTGCTTATGCTTGCGGCATCGTGGTGCAGCTGCCGTTTGCCAATACGGCGCTGTATGTGGGGCCGTATTCCAACATTGTCGAAGGGGCGGACTTGTCCTGGCTGTTCGGGCTGCTGGTGACGGTGCCGCTGTATTACTGCCTGGCGACTCGCGGCAAGGCTGCCGAGCAGGCGGGGCGGGTTGTGAGTGTCAACGACTGATAGATTGAGGTTGCTGTAACAGGGGCTGCTCTGCAGCCCATCGCCGGCAAGCCAGCTCCCACAGGTTCTATGTTGCCCTTGAAGGGTACGCTGTCATTGTGGGAGCTGGCTTGCCGGCGAATGGGCCGCACCGCGGCCCCGGCTATGTCCGATCAAACCTTGAACTGTGCCACCATGCCATTCAGGTCCACAGCCAACCGCGACAGGTCCTGTGCCGCCGCGCTCGTCTGGTTGGCCCCGGCCGACGTTTGCATAGCCAAGTCGCGAATGTTCACCAAATTGCGGTCCACTTCGCGCGCCACCTGCGCCTGCTCCTCCGAAGCGCTGGCAATCACCAGGTTGCGCTGGTTGATCGACGCAATCGCCTCAGCAATCACTTCCAATGCCTGACCGGCGCCCTGGGCCACTTCCAGCGTGCCCGTCGCACGTCCCTGGCTGCTGTGCATCGCCGTCACGGCCCGCTCGGTACCGTTCTGGATACCGGCAATCATCTGCTCGATTTCCGCGGTCGACTGCTGGGTGCGGTGGGCGAGGGCGCGGACTTCGTCGGCCACCACGGCAAAGCCACGGCCTGCCTCGCCGGCGCGGGCTGCCTCGATGGCGGCGTTCAGTGCCAGCAGGTTGGTCTGCCCGGCAATCGCGCCGATCACATCCAGCACACGGCTGATCTCATTGGCATTGTTGGCCAGCTGTTCGATCTCGGCCGAGGTGCCGGTCACATCGGCCACCAGGTGCTGGATAGACGCCAGTGCCTGGTTGACCCGGACGCGGCCATCGCGGGTGGTCTGGTCGGCGCCTTTGGAGGCGTCCGCAGTGCTGACTGCATTGTTGGCCACTTCCTCGACCGCTGCGGTCATCTGGTTGACGGCCGTGGCGGCCTGGTCGATTTCGGCACTCTGCTGGTGCAGGCCGCGGCTGGTGTCTTCGGTGACGGTGTGCAGTTCTTCCGAGGCTGAGGCCAACTGGTCGGACGAGGCGGCGATCTTGCGGATGGTGTCGCGCAGGCTGCCTTGCATGCGGCTCAGGGCACGCAAGAGCAAGGCGGGCTCATCGCGGCCGGTAACGCGTATTTCCTGGGTAAGGTCACCGGTGGCCACACGCTCGGCGACC
It contains:
- a CDS encoding LLM class flavin-dependent oxidoreductase, which encodes MKFSLFVHMERWDEQVSHRQLFEDLTELTLMAEDGGFSTVWIGEHHAMEYTISPSPMPLLAYLAARTEKIRLGAGTIIAPFWNPIRVAGECALLDVISNGRMEVGLARGAYQFEFDRMANGMPATDGGKALREMVPVVRKLWEGDYAHDGEVYKFPTSTSVPKPFNATPPMWIAARDPDSHNFAVANGCNVMVTPLMKGDEEVLDLKNKFQAALDNNPDVPRPQLMVLRHTHVHSPAEPEGWKVGAQAISRFYRTFDAWFGNKTVPVNGFLEPSPESKFAEVPAFQLDNIRKNTMIGTPEEIIARIKYYQELGVDEFSFWCDNSLPHAEKKKSLELFIKEVVPAFA
- a CDS encoding flavin reductase family protein gives rise to the protein MIDATVYKNVLGSFPSGVTVITTLDDDGSVVGLTASAFSSLSMDPPLVLFCPNYTSDSYPVLIKQKRFAIHLLSGEQQAEAYAFAKKGKDKASGIEWSMSELGNPILAGATAVIECELWREYEGGDHAIMVGKVHNLIVPEEAPRPMVYCRGKMASLPAFA
- a CDS encoding purine-cytosine permease family protein, with product MSQPSSQHQFVENHTVDYVPPAERHGKARDLFTLWFSTNIAPLPIVTGAMVVQVFHLNLLWGLIAIVLGHLVGGVVIALASAQGPQLGIPQMVQSRGQFGRYGALLIVFFTALIYVGFFISNIVLAGKTIHGIAPSMPMPGAIVIGALSATAIGVIGYRFIHVLNRIGTWVMGSALLAGFIMMFAQELPADFFSRGAFNLSGFIATVSLGTIWQISFSPYTSDYSRYLPREVGIAKPFWATYFGATLGTILCFSFGAVAVLCVPEGTDAMDAVKQATGWLGPILMVLFLLNIISHNALNLYGAVLSIVTAIQTFFAKWTPSIKVRVILASVILVGCGMVALNASADFIGHFIGLILALLLVLVPWASINLIDFYLIKKGQYDIASIFSADGGIYGRFNHHAIIAYACGIVVQLPFANTALYVGPYSNIVEGADLSWLFGLLVTVPLYYCLATRGKAAEQAGRVVSVND
- a CDS encoding methyl-accepting chemotaxis protein, producing MQLRNLKIGIRAAGVFALLGILVLVMGLTALYETRQMDKATDEIRVTWMPAVVALGDISSNLGRARAVTLRAALDDNPAERTRNLQMLERINAELKGGLKAYADTIIAADDRALFNTFNDAYQQYLELQVEVLQDIAAGRMDEAKQQISGPLTQRADSMMKALTALIDYNSKGAEDASQRSSDVADEAFTAIIFSLLVIMLALAAMATVLTRSIVVPLADAVAVAERVATGDLTQEIRVTGRDEPALLLRALSRMQGSLRDTIRKIAASSDQLASASEELHTVTEDTSRGLHQQSAEIDQAATAVNQMTAAVEEVANNAVSTADASKGADQTTRDGRVRVNQALASIQHLVADVTGTSAEIEQLANNANEISRVLDVIGAIAGQTNLLALNAAIEAARAGEAGRGFAVVADEVRALAHRTQQSTAEIEQMIAGIQNGTERAVTAMHSSQGRATGTLEVAQGAGQALEVIAEAIASINQRNLVIASASEEQAQVAREVDRNLVNIRDLAMQTSAGANQTSAAAQDLSRLAVDLNGMVAQFKV